One Gadus morhua chromosome 13, gadMor3.0, whole genome shotgun sequence genomic window carries:
- the LOC115557176 gene encoding G-protein coupled receptor 84-like yields MEPSGWRDASTRNLTHDLDSDNQTYFSCYNPLVVEYRYFAVLWGCLVTITGTVGNLMTVLAFATDPCIRTRFNVLIVNLALADLLYCALLQPVTTDLYLHLRWRGGALGCRAFGLLQFVSNAVSVLTLCLIAVSRYLLVQRRSTFERLFSARGLLLLLPSTWALGLASFCPLWPVYVFVPLVCTCSFHRTRGRPYTTILLFLYFFAGLFCMGVFYLLIYRRVRLAARAVLRYRPSRRSSRKRVAPADGTEDDRGVSSGWAPTCTSEVDSQGEPPARRAGFTWYKEPGEPQPTRSALDSHTARARSSPEEPATTLSATTPPALTPPSTTPPPTSFPSASPPSKTLLSTSPPSKTPPSTSPPSKTPPSTSPLSTTPPSTTPPRATQSSGGDELKRVTRMCFAVFLCFVFCFVPFLLLNLADQGGRAPQILHMFCANLTWLNSCINPLLYAVMNPQFRRSYQLLLTRAFSPLGRLWRALRSRSASC; encoded by the exons ATGGAGCCATCGGGTTGGAGAGACGCCTCAACAAG AAATCTGACCCATGATTTGGACTCAGATAACCAGACCTACTTCTCCTGCTACAACCCCCTGGTGGTTGAATACCGTTACTTTGCCGTGCTGTGGGGGTGCCTTGTCACGATCACTGGCACCGTGGGGAACCTGATGACCGTCCTGGCCTTCGCCACTGACCCGTGCATCCGGACCCGCTTCAACGTGCTGATCGTCAACCTGGCGCTGGCCGACCTGCTGTACTGCGCGCTGCTGCAGCCCGTCACCACCGACCTCTACCTGCACCTGCGCTGGCGAGGCGGCGCGCTGGGCTGCCGGGCCTTCGGCCTGCTCCAATTCGTCTCCAACGCCGTGTCCGTCCTCACGCTCTGCCTGATCGCCGTGAGCCGCTACCTCCTGGTGCAGCGGAGGTCCACCTTCGAGCGGCTCTTCTCCGCCCGCggcctgctgctcctgctgccctCCACCTGGGCCCTGGGCCTGGCCAGCTTCTGCCCGCTCTGGCCCGTGTACGTCTTCGTGCCTCTGGTCTGCACCTGCAGCTTCCACCGGACGCGGGGCCGCCCCTACACCAccatcctgctcttcctctaCTTCTTCGCGGGGCTGTTCTGCATGGGCGTCTTCTACCTGCTGATCTACCGGAGGGTCCGCCTGGCGGCCCGGGCCGTCCTCCGCTACCGGCCCAGCCGCCGCTCCTCCAGGAAGAGGGTCGCTCCGGCGGACGGCACGGAGGACGACAGAGGCGTCAGCAGCGGATGGGCCCCCACGTGCACCAGTGAGGTCGACAGCCAGGGGGAACCACCCGCACGCAGGGCCGGATTCACGTGGTACAAGGAGCCGGGGGAACCACAGCCGACTCGCTCTGCCCTGGACTCGCACACGGCCAGGGCAAGGTCCTCCCCAGAGGAGCCGGCCACCACCCTGTCAGCCACCACCCCTCCGGCTTTGACCCCACCATCTACGACCCCGCCACCAACGTCCTTTCCGTCCGCCTCCCCTCCATCTAAGACCCTTCtgtccacctcccctccatctaaGACCCCTCcgtccacctcccctccatctaaGACCCCTCCGTCCACCTCCCCTCTGTCTACGACCCCTCCATCCACGACCCCCCCCCGTGCGACCCAGAGCTCCGGGGGCGACGAGTTGAAGCGGGTGACCCGAATGTGTTTCGCCGTCTTCCTGTGTTTCGTGTTCTGCTTCGTCCCGTTCCTGCTGCTGAACCTGGCCGACCAGGGGGGCCGCGCTCCGCAGATCCTCCACATGTTCTGCGCCAACCTGACCTGGCTCAACAGCTGCATCAACCCGCTGCTCTACGCAGTGATGAACCCCCAGTTCCGCCGGTCCTACCAGCTGCTGCTCACCAGGGCCTTCTCGCCCCTGGGCCGTCTCTGGAGGGCCCTGAGGAGCAGGTCGGCCTCCTGCTAG
- the LOC115557175 gene encoding G-protein coupled receptor 84-like: protein MEPSAWRDASTRNLTHDWDSDNQTYFSCYHPLVVEYRYFAVLWGCLVTITGTVGNLMTVLAFATDPCIRTRFNVLIVNLALADLLYCALLQPVTTDSYLHLRWRGGALGCRAFGLLLFVSNAVSILTLCLIAVSRYLLVQRRSTFERLFSARGLLLLLPSTWALGLASFCPLWPVYVFVPLVCTCSFHRTRGRPYTTILLFLYFFAGLFCVGVFYLLIYRRVRLAARAVLRHRPSRRSSRKRVAPAAGTEDDSGVSSGGAPTCTSEVDSQGEPPARRAGNTWYKEPGEPQPTRSALDSHTARARASPEELATTLSATTPPALTPPSTTPPPTSLPSTSPPSKTLLSTSPPSKTPPSTSPPSKTPPSTSPPSTTPPSTTPPRATQSSGGDELKRVTRMCFAVFLCFVFCFVPFLLLNLADQGGRAPQILHMFCANLTWLNSCINPLLYAVMNPQFRRSYQLLLTRAFSPLGRLWRALRSRSASC, encoded by the exons ATGGAGCCATCGGCTTGGAGAGACGCCTCAACAAG AAATCTGACCCATGATTGGGACTCAGATAACCAGACCTACTTCTCCTGCTACCACCCCCTGGTGGTTGAATACCGTTACTTTGCCGTGCTGTGGGGGTGCCTTGTCACGATCACTGGCACCGTGGGGAACCTGATGACCGTCCTGGCCTTCGCCACTGACCCGTGCATCCGGACCCGCTTCAACGTGCTGATCGTCAACCTGGCGCTGGCCGACCTGCTGTACTGCGCGCTGCTGCAGCCCGTCACCACCGACTCTTACCTGCACCTGCGGTGGCGAGGCGGCGCGCTGGGCTGCCGGGCCTTCGGCCTGCTCCTCTTCGTCTCCAACGCCGTGTCCATCCTCACGCTCTGCCTGATCGCCGTGAGCCGCTACCTCCTGGTGCAGCGGAGGTCCACCTTCGAGCGGCTCTTCTCCGCCCGCggcctgctgctcctgctgccctCCACCTGGGCCCTGGGCCTGGCCAGCTTCTGCCCGCTCTGGCCCGTGTACGTCTTCGTGCCTCTGGTCTGCACCTGCAGCTTCCACCGGACGCGGGGCCGCCCCTACACCACCATCTTGCTCTTCCTCTACTTCTTCGCGGGGCTGTTCTGCGTGGGCGTCTTCTACCTGCTGATCTACCGGAGGGTCCGCCTGGCGGCCCGGGCCGTCCTCCGCCACCGTCCCAGCCGACGCTCCTCCAGGAAGAGGGTCGCTCCGGCGGCCGGGACGGAGGACGACAGCGGCGTCAGCAGCGGAGGGGCCCCCACGTGCACCAGTGAGGTCGACAGCCAGGGGGAACCGCCCGCACGCAGGGCCGGAAACACGTGGTACAAGGAGCCGGGGGAACCACAGCCGACTCGCTCTGCCCTGGACTCGCACACGGCCAGGGCAAGGGCCTCCCCAGAGGAGCTGGCCACCACCCTGTCAGCCACCACCCCTCCGGCTTTGACCCCACCATCTACGACCCCGCCACCAACGTCCCTTCcgtccacctcccctccatctaaGACCCTTCtgtccacctcccctccatctaaGACCCCTCcgtccacctcccctccatctaaGACCCCTCCGTCCACCTCCCCTCCGTCTACGACCCCTCCATCCACGACCCCCCCCCGTGCGACCCAGAGCTCCGGGGGCGACGAGTTGAAGCGGGTGACCCGAATGTGTTTCGCCGTCTTCCTGTGTTTCGTGTTCTGCTTCGTCCCGTTCCTGCTGCTGAACCTGGCCGACCAGGGGGGCCGCGCTCCGCAGATCCTCCACATGTTCTGCGCCAACCTGACCTGGCTCAACAGCTGCATCAACCCGCTGCTCTACGCAGTGATGAACCCCCAGTTCCGCCGGTCCTACCAGCTGCTGCTCACCAGGGCCTTCTCGCCCCTGGGCCGTCTCTGGAGGGCCCTGAGGAGCAG